In a single window of the Bacteroidales bacterium genome:
- a CDS encoding energy transducer TonB: MEVKKNPQADLEQHKSTFTQIGLVVVLGFMLVAFNWTTKERSVGDLGVVVAIDLEEEMIAT; this comes from the coding sequence ATGGAAGTTAAAAAGAATCCACAAGCTGATTTAGAGCAACATAAATCAACCTTCACCCAAATAGGTTTGGTTGTTGTGTTAGGTTTTATGCTAGTTGCTTTCAACTGGACAACTAAAGAGCGTTCTGTTGGTGATTTAGGTGTTGTTGTGGCTATTGACTTAGAAGAGGAAATGATAGCTACAG
- a CDS encoding T9SS type A sorting domain-containing protein, protein MRKISFLLALVFAMHCGIKAQNQSGVIQVGPKRTISKATLQQASPAKEREVIIHYDGDNHLAIQAGGSPYIGAIRLTSDELSSYYGNSSIVKARCYIYDASTLTNIRMLIYGNGTATEPGALLVDETLATDQVVTGWNEFTLPTPLALTSGDYWVGFDVTAPAQALGVDAGPMIPGKGGWIYSEGITSGWDGLTEYSLDYNWNIRAVLSPNGGGTYPPATNVQATANGSDVTVTWNAPAKGRAVLLSEEFDSGIPADWTQIDANEDGNIWNYSSSVGYNAPGSVYSESYTGGADITPDNYLITPLVNGATSINYWVVAHSANYPADNYAVMASSTGTNAEDFTVVFEETLTAKIYRPKERDETPKLGTWYERTVDLPAGTKYVAFRHYNCHGQWAMYIDDVTVYGEASTYSYTVTKNGTEVATGITETNYTDAGVANGTYEYCVKVVYTGGTSVPACAAPVTVNDSEIVIHYDGDNDNELYAGDGDSYIGAIRLTSDELASYYGNSSIEKVRCYIGNASIITNIRMLIYGNGTATEPGELLVDDTLAIDQIVDGWNEFTLPTALPLVSGDYWIGFDLAPNTVTLGVDAGPMVPGKGAWIYGNFTTNWDELTEYSFDCNWNIRAVLAPADEDTYPPATNVQATVNGSYVNITWDAPTSGAVILSESFESGSLPSGWTTVDFDGDGINWIIPEGEAHSGTKYVSSKSWEGSALSPDNYLITPLVEGATSVQYWVRSGSNYYTGDKYAVMVSTAGTNLGDFTTVFEETTIAKNANSQSGKSENSPKAPGAWYERNIDLPAGTKYIAFRHYDSYDHWSVDIDDVTVYGGKSSYTYTITRNGAEIVSGITETSYTDTNVANGTHDYCVEVVYAGGTSVPACAAPVTVHNPATNVQAIVEGSNVSVTWDAPMKGRETLLGREYTYTITRDGDEIATGITETIYTDTDVPNGTYVYCVKVVYTGYTSDRACAASVIVLNCDPATNFQAIANGSTVNLTWDAPTEAGGDNNITITYGFEGNIEADGWDIHSYNTSDTWRQVGTIEYPSGNVYPHEGSSQMQCHWDNADQNEWLISPRFSLPAQANLNFWTYLTCGSTHGDHYYVKISIDNGFNWTELWDASTQPAGINHYDEAINISLAEYANQNIKLAWHALATGGLYYAWFVDDITISGVATEDYTYTITRDGVEIASGLTETNYIDENVTSGTHDYCVEVVYNSCTSAPVCATVVGIEDNTFSTIKVYPNPATDNITIECAENINKIEVFDVLGRKIISNENILNNTNVDITSLNNGIYFLIVHTENCNGEYKIIKQ, encoded by the coding sequence ATGAGAAAGATCAGTTTTTTATTGGCGTTAGTTTTCGCCATGCACTGCGGAATAAAAGCGCAAAATCAATCCGGGGTCATACAAGTTGGACCTAAAAGAACCATAAGTAAGGCAACATTACAGCAAGCCTCGCCTGCTAAAGAAAGAGAAGTTATTATACATTACGATGGTGACAATCATCTAGCAATACAAGCTGGAGGCAGTCCTTATATTGGTGCTATAAGATTAACTTCCGATGAGTTATCTTCTTATTATGGCAATAGTAGTATCGTAAAAGCAAGGTGTTACATATACGATGCTTCAACTTTAACTAATATTAGAATGTTAATTTATGGTAACGGTACCGCTACAGAGCCGGGAGCATTGTTAGTCGATGAAACATTAGCAACAGATCAAGTTGTGACCGGATGGAACGAATTTACTCTTCCTACTCCTCTTGCACTTACATCTGGAGATTATTGGGTAGGCTTCGATGTAACTGCTCCAGCACAAGCATTGGGAGTTGACGCAGGTCCAATGATACCCGGAAAAGGAGGATGGATCTATTCAGAAGGAATTACTTCCGGTTGGGATGGGTTGACTGAATATAGCCTCGATTATAACTGGAATATTCGCGCGGTATTATCACCCAATGGCGGAGGGACTTATCCACCCGCTACAAACGTTCAAGCCACGGCAAACGGCTCAGACGTAACTGTAACCTGGAACGCTCCTGCAAAAGGCAGAGCTGTTCTATTGAGCGAAGAGTTTGATAGTGGAATACCTGCAGATTGGACTCAAATTGATGCCAATGAAGACGGAAACATTTGGAACTATTCAAGTAGTGTAGGATACAACGCCCCGGGAAGCGTTTATTCTGAATCCTACACAGGTGGTGCAGATATTACTCCTGATAACTATCTGATTACCCCATTAGTAAATGGAGCAACAAGCATCAATTACTGGGTTGTAGCACATAGTGCTAACTACCCTGCTGATAATTATGCGGTAATGGCTTCTTCTACAGGAACAAATGCGGAAGATTTCACGGTAGTGTTTGAAGAGACTTTAACTGCTAAAATATACAGACCAAAAGAGAGAGATGAAACTCCAAAATTAGGAACCTGGTATGAAAGAACCGTTGACCTTCCTGCAGGAACAAAATATGTGGCTTTCCGTCACTATAACTGCCATGGACAATGGGCAATGTATATTGACGATGTAACCGTTTACGGTGAAGCAAGTACATACTCTTATACTGTTACCAAAAACGGTACTGAAGTTGCAACAGGAATTACAGAAACCAACTATACCGATGCCGGTGTCGCAAACGGCACATACGAATATTGCGTAAAAGTGGTTTATACAGGCGGTACATCTGTACCGGCTTGTGCAGCACCCGTTACTGTAAACGACTCTGAAATTGTTATACATTACGATGGTGACAATGATAATGAATTATATGCAGGTGATGGTGATTCTTATATTGGTGCTATAAGATTAACTTCCGATGAGTTAGCTTCTTATTATGGCAATAGTAGTATCGAAAAAGTAAGGTGTTACATAGGCAATGCTTCAATTATAACTAATATTAGAATGTTAATTTATGGCAACGGTACCGCTACAGAGCCGGGAGAATTGTTAGTCGATGACACATTAGCAATAGATCAAATTGTTGACGGATGGAACGAATTTACTCTCCCTACTGCCCTGCCACTTGTATCGGGAGATTATTGGATAGGCTTCGATCTAGCTCCTAATACGGTAACTTTAGGAGTTGACGCGGGACCAATGGTACCTGGAAAAGGAGCCTGGATATACGGAAATTTTACAACTAATTGGGATGAATTAACCGAATATAGCTTCGATTGCAACTGGAACATTCGCGCGGTATTAGCACCTGCTGATGAGGATACTTATCCACCTGCCACAAACGTTCAAGCTACAGTAAACGGCTCTTACGTTAATATAACTTGGGATGCACCAACATCAGGTGCGGTTATATTAAGCGAAAGCTTTGAATCGGGGTCATTGCCATCAGGTTGGACAACAGTTGATTTCGACGGAGACGGAATTAACTGGATTATACCTGAAGGAGAAGCACATAGTGGCACAAAATATGTCTCTTCCAAATCATGGGAAGGATCTGCTCTATCTCCCGACAACTATTTAATTACCCCATTAGTTGAAGGAGCCACTAGTGTGCAATATTGGGTTCGCTCAGGAAGTAATTATTATACTGGCGATAAATATGCCGTAATGGTTTCAACAGCAGGAACCAATTTAGGAGATTTTACCACTGTTTTTGAAGAAACAACTATAGCTAAAAACGCTAATTCACAAAGTGGCAAATCGGAAAATAGCCCTAAAGCACCCGGCGCTTGGTACGAAAGAAATATAGATTTGCCGGCAGGAACCAAATATATCGCTTTCCGCCATTATGATAGCTACGACCATTGGAGTGTGGATATTGACGACGTAACCGTTTACGGCGGTAAAAGTAGCTACACTTACACCATTACCCGAAATGGTGCTGAAATAGTAAGCGGAATAACAGAAACTAGTTACACCGATACCAACGTTGCCAACGGCACACACGATTATTGCGTGGAAGTGGTATACGCAGGAGGCACGTCAGTACCTGCGTGTGCAGCACCTGTTACTGTTCACAATCCAGCTACAAACGTACAAGCAATAGTGGAAGGTTCAAACGTAAGCGTAACATGGGATGCTCCGATGAAAGGAAGAGAAACTCTATTGGGTCGTGAGTACACCTACACCATCACAAGAGATGGCGATGAAATTGCAACAGGAATCACAGAGACTATTTATACCGATACAGATGTTCCCAACGGCACATATGTATATTGTGTAAAAGTGGTTTATACAGGCTATACATCAGATCGAGCTTGTGCAGCATCTGTTATTGTGCTCAACTGCGACCCTGCTACAAATTTTCAAGCTATAGCAAACGGTTCTACAGTAAACTTAACCTGGGATGCTCCAACAGAAGCTGGCGGTGATAACAACATTACCATAACCTACGGTTTTGAAGGTAACATTGAAGCAGACGGGTGGGATATTCACTCTTACAACACTTCTGATACATGGCGACAAGTTGGTACTATTGAATACCCTTCAGGAAATGTTTATCCTCACGAGGGCTCTTCCCAAATGCAGTGTCATTGGGATAACGCAGATCAAAATGAGTGGTTGATTTCACCGAGGTTCTCTCTTCCAGCACAAGCCAATCTTAATTTTTGGACATACTTAACCTGTGGCTCTACACATGGAGACCACTACTATGTAAAGATTTCTATCGACAATGGTTTTAACTGGACAGAATTATGGGATGCTTCAACACAACCCGCAGGAATAAACCACTATGACGAAGCTATTAACATTAGCCTTGCTGAATACGCTAATCAAAACATTAAATTAGCTTGGCATGCATTGGCTACTGGAGGACTTTATTACGCATGGTTTGTTGATGATATTACAATTTCAGGCGTAGCTACTGAAGATTACACTTACACCATAACAAGAGACGGAGTTGAAATTGCAAGTGGGCTTACAGAAACTAATTATATAGATGAAAATGTTACCAGCGGTACACACGACTATTGTGTAGAAGTTGTTTACAATAGTTGTACTTCAGCACCTGTGTGTGCTACTGTGGTGGGAATTGAAGATAATACTTTTAGCACAATAAAAGTATATCCCAACCCCGCTACAGATAACATAACCATTGAATGTGCAGAAAACATTAACAAAATAGAAGTTTTCGATGTACTTGGAAGAAAAATTATAAGTAACGAAAATATTTTAAATAATACTAATGTAGATATAACTTCGTTAAATAATGGTATCTATTTCTTAATAGTTCATACCGAAAATTGTAATGGTGAGTATAAAATAATTAAACAATAA
- the ribF gene encoding riboflavin biosynthesis protein RibF, whose protein sequence is MILFNSIDDFNFDSCAVSVGAFDGVHIGHVSVLNYLSELARKSSLPSVVLTFKNHPQHFFKTHTDFKLLTTLDEKIELIKEMTNIDAIVQIPFDTDISTLKYNDFVDKILKTKLRAKKIVMGYDHRFGAGGEGTFEKVKAFAEKYSIGVYNAPELYPGEHLSSSRIRRLLFEGHVAHSATLLGYNYGFTAKVIYGQQLGRKIGFPTVNLSPLSADKLLPLQGVYIVKVLIGSKTQYGILNYGVRPTVNNLSQPTVEVHIFDFSDVLYDKTIRVEFLERIRSEMKFNSIDELKSQIRKDKEKAEIYLKSKNC, encoded by the coding sequence GTGATATTATTTAATTCTATAGATGATTTTAATTTTGATTCATGCGCGGTTTCAGTAGGAGCGTTTGACGGTGTTCATATCGGGCATGTTTCAGTTTTAAACTATTTGTCTGAGCTGGCGAGAAAGAGTAGCTTGCCGTCGGTTGTTTTAACTTTTAAAAATCACCCACAGCATTTTTTTAAAACTCATACTGATTTTAAGCTGTTAACCACGCTTGATGAAAAAATAGAGTTGATAAAAGAGATGACAAATATTGATGCTATTGTTCAAATCCCCTTTGATACTGATATATCGACATTGAAGTACAATGATTTTGTTGACAAGATTCTTAAAACGAAGCTAAGAGCAAAAAAAATTGTTATGGGTTATGACCATCGCTTTGGAGCGGGTGGAGAGGGGACGTTCGAAAAAGTGAAAGCATTTGCCGAAAAATACTCTATTGGTGTTTATAATGCTCCCGAATTATATCCCGGAGAACACCTTAGTAGTTCACGGATTAGAAGGCTTCTTTTCGAGGGTCATGTGGCACATTCAGCCACGCTCTTAGGATATAATTATGGTTTTACAGCAAAAGTTATTTATGGTCAGCAGTTAGGTAGAAAAATAGGGTTTCCAACAGTTAATTTGTCACCGTTATCAGCAGATAAGTTGCTACCATTACAGGGAGTTTATATTGTTAAAGTTCTGATTGGCAGCAAAACACAATACGGAATTTTAAATTATGGGGTAAGACCGACGGTCAATAATTTGTCTCAACCAACAGTTGAAGTACATATTTTTGATTTTAGTGATGTTTTATATGATAAAACAATAAGAGTGGAGTTTTTAGAACGAATTCGTAGTGAAATGAAATTTAATTCTATTGACGAACTAAAATCACAAATAAGAAAAGATAAAGAAAAAGCTGAAATTTATTTAAAATCTAAAAATTGTTAG
- a CDS encoding tetratricopeptide repeat protein, translating into MKPFLRLSRSMLLTGCFLLIAIGSVSGNNIDSLRTVYAQGDDSAKFEALSGIVNYYRNVDIDSAKFYLKKLYGLSTKNNFYRLGHAEMLDGTIYYLQNKYDSAEVLYNAALKTFSKAKNAKGISSCLNNLGILYQEQGDYKKASEYLFRNLRIVDSLGDKDRMSHAYVNIGLLLYWQGQLEEALKYYNLSLILKKEIKDKRGEALLYNNIGATYYYLEKYDSVLYNFKQALAIYQELNDLRGQAMPYFNIGEVYFEKKQDYKSALYHYKKSYDIQLAIGDINGQAASLSKMGACYSALKNYNEAIRMQQQALQMLREINTPTQISAVLKDLSFTYEKIGDYNNALKCHKEHIIIKDSLASITNIQQVAKLKEEYETDKKDQEISRLNTEKALQDLKLESHIKDIRSRNALLIVAAIFMVIITFAGYSLLKLYRQSKKLNDVLTIKNSIIEQKNSQLSVMYDSVKKISEIKELFLSNVANDLKTPLDVISSFSNLILRSQIDDIQRYYLEQVKYSSDNLLSMLNNLITYAKFNAGILKIEKLPFTINNIVRFLQSSYEHKATEKNIAFKVECKIGHDKIIISDQIRIIQICSILIDIAIQNSFSGDSVECYFFIEKNDTLQVTVIYNGYGISEDVLSTSISDLNTSVLSEQSDINLEIKIANQLAELFGGTLNIDSHKNEGTTFYVNIPIEIKTSTDSIATELNKSDVRTKFHNILIANENLEEIAIILNVLNAHDQNIIFDYADSGKKAKLLLQKNSYDIVFIDVLMHTAENQRFPNFIKTKLSSENTPKLIIGTVNNTNIEKDISTEYGGFDDYLFSPFDPQKLISFYENLKTDSKIEESIETTNDKPLLQTVFSDNNDTEIQKTLDFFNNELNAHLLKLKLAINEESKQETKKVLSLIKNNLYNIDDIELNKSIKKLDKAIVKNDRIRINSEYENLQNRCNALYIRLKQLSDGSF; encoded by the coding sequence ATGAAACCTTTTTTGAGATTATCCCGTTCTATGCTACTCACCGGTTGCTTCTTGCTAATAGCAATTGGCTCTGTTTCAGGCAACAATATCGACAGTCTGCGTACAGTCTATGCACAAGGAGACGATAGTGCAAAGTTCGAGGCCCTAAGCGGTATTGTAAACTATTATCGCAATGTTGACATTGATTCTGCAAAATTTTACCTTAAAAAGCTTTATGGTTTATCGACAAAAAATAATTTCTACAGACTTGGACATGCCGAAATGTTAGACGGCACCATATACTATCTTCAAAACAAATACGATAGCGCAGAAGTATTATATAATGCAGCTTTAAAAACTTTTTCCAAGGCAAAAAACGCAAAAGGAATAAGCTCATGTTTAAATAATCTAGGAATACTTTACCAAGAACAAGGCGATTATAAAAAGGCAAGCGAATATCTTTTTCGTAATTTAAGAATAGTTGACAGTTTAGGGGACAAAGACAGAATGTCACACGCATACGTAAATATCGGCTTACTGCTATACTGGCAAGGACAGCTTGAAGAGGCTCTAAAATACTACAACTTATCCCTTATACTGAAAAAGGAGATTAAAGACAAACGAGGCGAAGCTCTTTTATATAACAATATTGGGGCAACATACTACTATTTAGAAAAATATGACAGTGTACTATATAATTTCAAACAAGCTCTCGCTATATATCAGGAGCTGAACGATTTACGAGGACAAGCTATGCCATATTTTAATATTGGAGAGGTATATTTTGAAAAAAAGCAAGACTACAAAAGTGCACTTTACCATTACAAAAAATCTTATGACATACAACTGGCAATAGGCGATATTAACGGACAAGCCGCTTCACTTAGCAAAATGGGCGCGTGCTATTCCGCTTTAAAAAACTATAATGAAGCCATTCGCATGCAGCAACAAGCTTTACAAATGTTACGCGAAATAAACACACCAACACAAATATCTGCAGTACTAAAGGATTTGTCATTTACGTATGAAAAAATAGGTGATTATAATAATGCACTAAAATGTCATAAAGAACACATTATAATAAAAGATTCTTTAGCTAGTATAACAAACATACAACAAGTTGCCAAACTTAAAGAAGAGTATGAAACAGATAAAAAAGACCAGGAGATATCGCGATTAAATACTGAAAAAGCTCTGCAAGACCTTAAGTTAGAGAGCCATATAAAAGATATCAGATCACGAAATGCTTTGTTAATTGTTGCTGCCATATTCATGGTTATTATAACATTTGCGGGCTATTCATTGCTGAAATTATATAGACAAAGTAAAAAACTGAACGATGTCTTAACCATAAAAAATAGCATTATTGAACAAAAAAACAGCCAGTTATCGGTAATGTACGATAGTGTCAAAAAAATATCAGAAATTAAAGAACTATTCCTTTCAAATGTTGCAAATGATTTAAAAACTCCCTTAGATGTGATTAGTTCTTTTTCAAATCTAATTTTAAGATCTCAGATTGATGACATTCAGCGATATTATTTAGAACAGGTCAAATATTCTTCTGACAACCTGTTGTCCATGCTGAACAACTTAATAACCTATGCCAAATTTAATGCAGGAATACTCAAAATAGAGAAACTGCCATTTACAATTAACAATATTGTTCGGTTTTTGCAAAGCAGTTATGAACATAAAGCTACAGAAAAAAACATTGCATTCAAAGTTGAATGCAAAATTGGACACGACAAAATAATCATTTCCGATCAAATTCGTATTATACAAATATGCTCCATTCTTATTGATATTGCCATTCAAAATTCTTTTTCAGGAGACTCTGTTGAATGCTACTTTTTTATAGAAAAAAATGACACATTGCAAGTTACTGTTATATACAACGGTTACGGCATTAGTGAAGATGTGCTATCTACCTCTATTTCAGACCTTAACACTTCTGTGCTGTCAGAACAATCAGATATTAATCTTGAAATAAAAATAGCTAATCAATTAGCAGAACTTTTTGGAGGAACACTTAATATTGATTCTCACAAAAACGAAGGAACAACTTTCTATGTTAACATTCCGATTGAAATAAAAACATCTACCGACTCTATTGCAACAGAACTTAACAAATCGGATGTTAGAACTAAGTTTCATAATATTCTAATTGCTAATGAAAACCTCGAAGAGATAGCTATTATTTTAAATGTATTAAATGCCCACGATCAAAACATTATTTTTGACTATGCAGATAGCGGAAAAAAAGCAAAACTTTTATTACAAAAGAATAGTTATGATATAGTATTTATTGACGTATTAATGCACACTGCAGAAAATCAAAGATTCCCGAATTTTATAAAAACAAAATTAAGTTCTGAAAATACTCCTAAACTTATAATCGGTACTGTTAATAACACAAATATAGAAAAGGATATTTCAACTGAATATGGAGGTTTTGATGATTATTTATTTAGCCCATTTGATCCACAAAAATTGATCTCATTTTACGAAAATTTGAAAACAGACTCTAAGATAGAAGAAAGCATTGAAACCACCAATGATAAACCCTTATTACAAACTGTTTTTTCTGACAACAACGATACTGAAATTCAGAAAACATTAGACTTTTTTAATAACGAACTGAATGCACATTTGTTAAAACTAAAGTTAGCAATAAATGAGGAGTCTAAGCAAGAGACAAAGAAAGTTTTATCACTTATTAAAAACAACCTTTACAATATAGATGACATTGAATTAAATAAGTCAATAAAAAAATTAGACAAAGCTATTGTCAAAAACGACAGAATAAGAATTAATTCTGAATATGAGAATTTGCAAAATAGATGTAATGCACTATATATCAGGCTTAAACAACTCTCAGACGGTAGCTTTTAA